The region AGTGTTTTGGAGGATGGAGAAGTGAGAGAAGTGAAAAGTGAGAATGTACATGGAGTTGGCTGTACTTTGTGAATAAAAGCCAGTAGCCTCGCGTTTTCCTTCCAGCAAgtaattaacatttaacattcattGACAATGGAAGTCCACAATGAAAGAATCTTGTGTgcttaaaatcaataaaaatgtgaatgtaaaaaaaaagctgtttgaaTATCTTGCTGATATATCAATCTACATATTGTATGAGGACTTCTAATGACTAAGTGATTCTCAAAAGACAGTTGTTCTACAGCATATGTAATGAATACCATATTATTAATGATATTGTTTCATAAGTACCTCTGCATCAGCCCAGTCCTTTTCAACGTGGTTGAACATGTAACAATGATGCTCAAACCGAGTCCAACCAGGTGGGCACACATGGCAATCTATAACACAGTTATAGATAATTAGAGGGATAATGATGCAAAAAGGGACACTTTTTATGGACtgccaaataaatgaatacattttcagaagCACTAACCTGCTGCTACATTTGCCTGTGAACATGGAGAAAGCATGATTAGTATTGAAATCCTCTTAGATTTGCTCTCTTTTGTAATTgtagattttaattaaaaagataaaggaCAGAAAATTATAACAACATTGAATTTTATCAATGTGTTCACTTCACCAGTCTattgcaaatataaataaaacataaatatttcagtcttaCTAATACTACCAATAATTAACACTCTCTTATTTAACACAGAattataacataacataatacaCCAACATTCCTTGACAAGATTTACCATCTCTCACATAGAAAGTTAAATTGTAAAAGGTGGGTGAGATAAAACTGTGAATAAGGAGAATAATAATGTCAATAATTAGTAAAAATAGCAGAAGGAACATAACATTAAGTAGATCCACTGAGAAATACACAAGATAttgacatatactgtacatatcgTACTAACACAcaaattcatatatatataaagaagcTGTACTTAAGGTACTTATGGCTTCCTAAGATAGAACCAGTGGGTCTGCTGGTTGACCAGACTGTGTTCAGGTAATAATCTCAAAGGATTTTGCTcccacaaaaaagaaatatctgTGGAAATGTATGTGGTGAATAGAGGCCACCTGTTCAAAATGAGGACCtcagaactttttttaaaactaatatttCAGTGTGCATAATACTTACATTTTCTCCAATCCACAGTCCACAGAGGagcaacatgaaataaaggtttgaTGCCATCTGTTTAAAGATACAGTATATTAGAAATGTAATGCATCATGGAAAATTCTATGGTGAATTTTTCTAAatcaaaatgacattaaatgaaattattgaaGCTATTTCACAGAAATATGGCATGGTaaagaaaaaaggggatttGTTCTTGATGTGAActctaaatgtgattttttttttaaacagatcaAGAATCATTTCTGTACATATGTTTCAAACCAGCTGATGCCATGatgaaaaagattaaaacattacCTTGTTGGGATGATCAGGTGAGGTGTCACTTGCAGCAGTAGCAGGTAACTCAGTGTCTTTGAAAAGCAAAACGCAGTCTTTTATATGCTCCTCTGATCACGAAATACCAATGAATTATTGTAATGAATAACGTGTTGCATTAGTCTTGAGGAAACACCCAGAACtatattaaagtattaaagtacaAGATGTCTTCTGTACAGGATACCCCTAAGGTATCCGCTACAGCAAACACTTTCAGTAGCAATGCTATGGGGtgatttataattattataattaataatattgtcaatataattattataaaatattataatgaccaaatattataatttataacaGTCACTTCAACAGTTTGAAAACTTCCATTTCAAACCAGACTGTATTGACATTGAAGATGTCTTTGCCATCTTTGCCTGGGGCCCCCCAGATCGTGTTAATGTTTTTTACTCGAGTTAATCGCTCTTCACTGactcacacactgtcacagactgctgttataatcgacctctgtaaactgtgcacagtgcacagcatgtgttggtCATATTCCTgtactgtctgcacacattgttgGATTTTGATGTGGGAAGGCGGCATCTTATCAGGGGCAACACGGAGCGGCGCAtacaccaaaaagaaaaaaaagattgcttATTTGCaagtcatgtcttctttttataaagtcacaGAGGTTGAAAGTAGCAAGGCTGTTTTGACAATATAAGGAGTAGAAAGtccagatatttgtgttcaaatgtagggagtTCAAGTAAAAAGtcgtcagaaaaataaatactcaagtaaagtacagatacctggaaaatctagttaagtacaaatactttgttacttcccacctctgtTGTTTGGCGCCCTAAGCAATGTACCTGCTCTACATCCTGCTTTTAAATCGTTTAACCACATGAATCAGCCATGTTTGACTTTCTGTCACCATCATACATAATTTGGCCTCCCCTTTATATGCTACCTCTGGAGTCGATTTTTAGGAAGCATGGTATTCCTTTTCACTGCTTTGCTGATGATGTGCAGATGTATTTGCCGTTAAAGGTCCCTACCAAAGATTCTCTTCAGGCCGTGCTTAACTGCTTGagtgacattaaaacatggatggatttaaacttcttaaaattaaatgaatacaaaacagAGGTTGTCCTGTTCTGTCGCCCTGACCTGGTTCAGGTCCTTGCCAGCTCCCTTGGCCCACTAGCACCTTACATAGGATCCCACGCCAGGAATCTTGGTGTGATTATTGATGGTGCTTTTAAATTAGACAAACAGGTCTGCTCAGTGGTCAAGTCTAGCTTTTTTTCAGCTGAGACTTCTAGCCAAAGTTAAATCCTATCTAAGCCAGAAAGATCTTGAAAAAGTTATCCATGCTTTTATTACATCTCACTTAGATTATTGCAACTCCCTGTATGTCGGCATTGACCAGTCAGAGCTTAACCGCCTGCAGCTTGTTCAGAATGCAACTAGGACAAAGAAACGAGAGCACATAACTCCGgtgctctcttctcttcactgGCTTCTGGTTAGATAcaggattgattttaagattcttttatttgtttttaagtctctgaatGGGCTGGCCCCGGAATACCTGTCTGACCTTATTAAATTGCATCAGCCCTCCAGAGCCCTTAGGTCAGCTAATCAGGTGGTCTTGGACGTTCCTCAATCCCTCTTAAAAACTAGAGGAGATCGAGCCTTTGCAGTTGCAGCTCCCACTCTGTGGAATGCATTACCTTTTACTGTGCGGACTGCAAACAGCCTctccacttttaaaacactgcttAAAACGCACTTGTTCACCTTGGCGGAGTATAGACGCTTTAttgggtcttttatctgttatatttctctatattattttgtttttattgtttttattgcttttattgtttgtttgttttattgtctctgcttatttttctgtaaagcactttggtaggccattggccattggctatataaataaacatgacgTTGACATTGACAAATATTAAGCGATGCTGTTCTTTTAACCATGAACCATCACCAGGCCACTGCAACAAACTCCCTCCTGCAATCCTGCAAGTACCATAGAGAAAAAGTCCTTATTCAGCAATATGACAGCTGCGAAATGCTACagttgactcccattcaaactTCTctcaattcagttcagttcaaatgtatttacatcACGCCAAATCACAAAAGAAGTTATCTCAAGGAACTTGACCGTATTCTTTGATTTAAGGAGATCCCACATTTCTCCATGAccaagcacttggcaacagtaGCAAGGGGATAGGTGGTTGTGGAAATCTGTGAGACAAGAAAGCATAAAAAGAAGCCAAGTTGGTAATATGCATTTAATGTACATGACAGATGGAGAAGGTGGGGGAAGAGAAggatgtaacatctgtgacgtcacccattggtttgtggactgctgctcggaagcgaatagtatcggatctcagcagcgccatcttgaacatttcaggtgcatgctgggaaaaataaaaacacggattctacttatatgggcatcaggaggggcatgaggcgccctcctgaacctgtgaaccaatcaacctgtcaatcacgacgtagccacgccctaatgcataccctgctttatcgtcaaatataaaatcgaGGAGGCCAAAATTCATACTAcattgaaaaaggctttaaactagcgattgagaccataaacacattttgaaaacatttactgaggttagaaatcaagtgagaagttggtgaattctccattgacttgtatagagacggaggtccttttgacaccaaaacggtcgccccccggtggccttttgatagaatgcagttttaagttacttccgcgttggcctaatttcagaggacaggaactccccgcctgattgcATCGTGGAAACTTCCctggcagtctaagcctatggCAGCATAATTAGGAGCTGGTCAAAAACAAGCCTGGCTTGCCGTAACTATAAGCTTCATCAAAAAGGAAAATTTTAAGCCTcatcttaaatgtagagagggtgcTTGCCCCCGGTCTAAAACTATAAGATGGTTCCATCAGAGAGGAGGCTGAACATTGGAAGTCATCCAGGTCTTTGTCATTCAGGCATGCTTGAAGTTTAGCtaaatagtattggtccaagcttGAGTtgaaaatggctgcaactccacctTCTCGGCCAGTGACTCAATGAATGTGAGTATTAATATGACTGGGGCAAGTAGATTCATTTAGGCTGTGTATTTTTTCATGACAGCCGTGTTTCAGTAAAACCTCTTATCACCTTCTTTGACACTTTGGCTATTAATCTCCCTCAAAAAAGTTAACATGGCAAATAAGGTGTCAAAGCCCAGTTGTTGATAAAGacagacttctttttttaactttaaggTACctctagtgtttttttttagattttattggcatagacacctttttttttgcagtagactaacaggaaacatgggagagagagggggatgtgacatgcagtaaaggaCCTCCGATCGGGAGTCGAACCGGATTGGCTGCGTGTAtggcatgcactctaaccactcgaccacctgcgcaccGGCACCTCTAGTTTTGGGACTTTGACTATGTGTATTCAAAGATatccaacattataacattattttgcttttattgtgacAATGTTTACTCCATGCACTGTATTTCCAGTGTGTGACtttattatttgaaatgtgatgttttttttaaatatagaatCACAgtgttatataaaataaaataaataactgaaaatcTTTCAAAACAATCATCAGTACATATTAAGCTTTGGaatgagaaaaacagatgaGTCATTGCAGAGCAGGATATATCTTTATTTCCATAATCAGaattaatcaaaaatgtcaaTACAGTGAATCTTCAAGCAGTGACAGCCATCAAGGTATAATATCCAGGGCTGACATCCTCGGCTCTGTCTGCTGACGGCATGCATCTTCACAGGCTCTTgccacaaacaaaataattctTACGATGACACTGTCCATCATTGACATAGTTTCGTCCTGCAGAcagaagttaaaaaataaattgaaatctctccaaaaaaaatgacactgatATTGTCTTCCTATTTTCAATTAAGTACCTAGAGCTCTCTTTATAGCtctctttaaacacaacataattCACAATTTAAGGCTATACTAGGTAAAGGCTAAGGTAATTCATTTATCTTAAATATtgagaattgattttaaaatgtcccAACCAAGACAACAACAGATCATCAACATGTACCTGATACGTTGATCTCCATGCAATTCTCATGACCACGAGCATTGTTAGGCTCTCCACGATGCCATCCTTTGAAGTCAAACTTGCTACCATCACTCCACAGCCACACACCCTCCTGAAAGAAAATTAGGCCAAAGATAATCCAGAAACGGTGGTTTGACCACTTTATAcctacagcaaaaaaaaatctaaaaactgGGATCAAGTTGCAGGTTaagttttcaaatgttatttgtGAATGGTTTGAGCAACCACAACAAAGTTTCATTAACCATCATTGGTGGCATCAAAACACTCACAGATTTAATCAACTTTgacaaatacttaaaatatCTGCTGAAACACCCAAATTTAACTTAAATGACAGGTTTGTAATGTTTCAAGGCTGTCTTAAACTATGCATTGAGCACGACTCTCTGCATagtttaagacagacttgaaagaagaagaatagcTGCATCAGTACTCACCTTTACTGCATCGTAGCCTCCAACCCAAGTTCTTAAATGTTTGCCAGTTGATCTATGAATGATAGCTCTGATGAAGCCGTATACTTTTGAGTTGGGGAGGGAGGCAAGATTCCCACCGAGGGAAGTGCAGGCACGCTGAAGGAGAAGAATACATTTTAAGCAAAAGTAATGTGAAAATAATACAGAGATGTAGTGTTATGGAAGAGGGAGAAGTGAGAAAAGTGAAAGGTGAAATGTACATGGAAATGGCAAGACTGTACTTTCTTCCAGCAAGtagtaaccttttttttttttttttctttactgatGATGGAAGTCCACAATGAAAGACTTTCCTATG is a window of Scomber scombrus chromosome 10, fScoSco1.1, whole genome shotgun sequence DNA encoding:
- the LOC133987747 gene encoding galactose-specific lectin nattectin-like; this encodes MCPPGWTHFENHCYLFNHALKYWADAERACTSLGGNLASLPNSKVYGFIRAIIHRSTGKHLRTWVGGYDAVKEGVWLWSDGSKFDFKGWHRGEPNNARGHENCMEINVSGRNYVNDGQCHRKNYFVCGKSL